A genomic window from Streptomyces sp. 846.5 includes:
- a CDS encoding plasmid pRiA4b ORF-3 family protein: MTAEPVPTYQLKIALRDTSPPIWRRVTLPADTSLGCLHDVIQTCFGWHDSHLHSFSDPGSGRQFVDFDSPLDRDPGRDFDEESASVADVLPYEDGQLEYTYDFGDDWRHRITLERELPEDTGDRRVRCTGGRRAMPYAEDIGGPWGLRAVLDAVADRTAAAAPEPWTDLVEGLRKEGFDPAGFDREALDRELAGLDPRPPTAAPAPRPASRPTARPVGSAPGGYVCSCGEVHDEDPDAEFLPVRPVTLAPRTELAAAARKVPLISSALRLAQWCQGGRAVTSRDVLKPALGRAAVKELELWAQDDELSMLQPTERDKRLARVRSSGDLLCLDNPWRLALYADLVEISAGTARPGADLAAAVRDEAVLDLWCQALAGELEDLDDFGTLDLPPVLLAALGLQGEDGDGLAADVLRALYEVPDGEWLDTALLVGAVREGLPMREARLIELLLLQVLDQAALVLAEYQAVEVETGPGSNRARDRILLDILGVSGAADSSDDTPLPESRLRLTPLGRHGLREFLLTEGVPAPLIGELADADAPTLLDALVDYDQESAHTEITGWISHRGQGPAAVQLIDACAGLEADAALRRLAAAPVLAELDEPRALAVLRKAAVSKVPGCAQTAAIALAGRGEIPEGHGPELPLWALIDHLWGPLGIADEALAEFLDQEGDSVLPLLEQAADDLWRCDHPATGAVLEAAGQHLKARDKVLAKRLRKSATKVGSQRRR, translated from the coding sequence GTGACTGCCGAGCCCGTGCCCACCTACCAGTTGAAGATCGCACTGCGGGACACCAGCCCACCGATCTGGCGACGGGTCACCCTGCCTGCCGACACCTCGCTCGGCTGTCTGCACGACGTCATCCAGACCTGCTTCGGCTGGCACGACTCGCATCTGCACTCCTTCAGTGATCCCGGCTCGGGCCGCCAGTTCGTCGACTTCGACTCCCCACTGGACCGTGATCCCGGCCGTGACTTCGACGAGGAGTCCGCATCCGTGGCCGATGTGCTCCCCTACGAGGACGGGCAGCTGGAGTACACCTACGACTTCGGCGACGACTGGCGGCACCGGATCACCCTGGAGAGGGAGCTCCCCGAAGACACCGGCGACCGCCGCGTGCGCTGCACCGGTGGACGCCGCGCCATGCCGTACGCCGAGGACATCGGCGGCCCCTGGGGACTGCGGGCCGTACTCGACGCCGTCGCGGACCGCACAGCGGCGGCCGCCCCCGAACCGTGGACCGACCTGGTCGAAGGCCTACGCAAGGAGGGGTTCGACCCCGCCGGCTTCGACCGCGAGGCCCTGGACCGCGAACTGGCGGGACTGGACCCGCGGCCGCCCACAGCTGCCCCGGCACCGAGGCCGGCATCGAGGCCGACCGCGAGACCGGTCGGAAGCGCCCCTGGCGGGTACGTCTGCTCCTGCGGGGAGGTCCACGACGAGGATCCGGACGCCGAGTTCCTCCCGGTGCGCCCGGTCACCCTGGCACCGCGCACGGAACTCGCCGCCGCGGCACGCAAGGTGCCCTTGATCTCCTCCGCGCTCCGCCTGGCCCAGTGGTGCCAGGGCGGGCGTGCCGTCACGTCCCGCGACGTACTCAAGCCCGCGCTGGGCCGTGCGGCCGTCAAGGAACTCGAACTCTGGGCCCAGGACGACGAACTGAGCATGCTTCAGCCGACAGAGCGCGACAAGCGGCTGGCCCGCGTACGTAGCTCCGGGGACCTGCTCTGTCTGGACAACCCCTGGCGGCTCGCCCTCTACGCGGATCTGGTGGAGATCAGCGCAGGCACCGCACGCCCCGGTGCCGACCTGGCCGCCGCGGTGCGAGATGAGGCAGTGCTGGACCTCTGGTGCCAGGCGCTGGCGGGCGAACTCGAGGATCTGGACGACTTCGGAACCCTCGACCTGCCTCCAGTACTGCTGGCCGCACTGGGCTTGCAGGGCGAGGACGGCGATGGCCTGGCCGCAGACGTACTGCGGGCACTTTACGAGGTTCCCGACGGCGAATGGCTCGACACCGCACTGCTCGTCGGCGCGGTCCGCGAGGGGCTCCCCATGCGGGAGGCACGACTGATCGAACTGCTGCTCCTGCAGGTTCTCGACCAGGCGGCCCTGGTACTCGCCGAATACCAGGCAGTGGAGGTCGAGACCGGGCCGGGGTCGAATCGGGCGCGCGACCGCATCCTCCTCGACATCCTCGGCGTCAGCGGGGCCGCCGACAGCAGCGACGACACCCCTCTGCCCGAGAGCCGGCTCAGGCTCACCCCACTGGGACGCCACGGCCTGCGCGAATTCCTGCTCACCGAGGGAGTCCCGGCTCCACTGATCGGCGAACTGGCCGACGCCGATGCTCCGACCCTGCTGGACGCCCTGGTCGACTACGACCAGGAGTCCGCTCACACGGAGATCACCGGCTGGATCAGCCACCGCGGCCAGGGCCCGGCCGCCGTCCAACTCATCGACGCCTGCGCCGGACTGGAAGCAGACGCGGCCCTGCGCCGCCTTGCTGCGGCACCGGTACTGGCGGAACTCGACGAACCCAGAGCACTCGCGGTCCTGCGCAAAGCCGCAGTCTCCAAGGTTCCCGGCTGCGCCCAGACCGCAGCGATCGCGCTGGCCGGCCGGGGCGAGATCCCCGAAGGACACGGCCCGGAACTCCCGCTCTGGGCACTCATCGACCATCTGTGGGGTCCACTCGGCATCGCCGACGAGGCACTTGCCGAGTTCCTGGACCAGGAAGGGGACTCGGTGCTGCCGCTGCTGGAGCAGGCTGCCGACGACCTGTGGCGCTGCGACCATCCCGCCACCGGAGCCGTCCTGGAAGCAGCCGGACAACACCTGAAGGCCCGGGACAAGGTGCTGGCCAAGCGGCTGCGCAAGTCTGCGACCAAAGTCGGATCCCAGCGCCGACGATGA
- a CDS encoding ImmA/IrrE family metallo-endopeptidase, whose protein sequence is MAVISGRAQPGRRRWTAVHELGHHLMQDEYHSDAGVAAARDDRERLIDQFVEEFLLPAADMRRVWNGDERDRTARATMIDLSASYRLSWSAVVNRARHLGLIEPDEARRQKADAPLRGDFLAAHGSQPVPDLEIGTTGAQWRQAALSAWSQGDITAPRTVELLYGAVTESELPSRNLEESLP, encoded by the coding sequence GTGGCCGTGATCAGCGGCCGAGCACAGCCAGGCAGGCGTCGCTGGACCGCAGTGCATGAGCTTGGTCATCACTTGATGCAGGACGAATACCACAGCGATGCTGGGGTAGCAGCTGCGCGCGACGATCGCGAACGGCTCATCGATCAGTTCGTCGAGGAGTTCTTGCTGCCTGCGGCCGACATGCGTCGAGTCTGGAATGGTGACGAACGCGACAGGACGGCCAGGGCAACCATGATCGACTTGTCGGCCTCCTATCGGCTGTCCTGGAGCGCAGTCGTCAATAGAGCGCGCCACCTGGGTCTGATCGAGCCGGACGAGGCCAGGCGGCAGAAGGCAGATGCACCACTACGTGGCGACTTCTTGGCAGCACACGGCAGCCAGCCTGTTCCCGATCTAGAAATCGGAACGACCGGGGCGCAATGGCGTCAGGCGGCTCTCTCGGCATGGTCTCAAGGCGATATCACAGCGCCTCGAACGGTTGAGCTGCTCTACGGCGCTGTGACGGAAAGCGAGCTTCCCAGCCGAAACCTGGAGGAGTCCCTGCCGTGA
- a CDS encoding SMI1/KNR4 family protein, with protein sequence MNDHSALLLRVRTRAAQKPAQLPARLSSQTVAEAESELGFALPPLLTCLYCEVANGGFGPGYKLLPLVGDDRTAVATYRAERAQSRAEPPPHWPHGILPIMDWGCGMYAAVDCLRPDTPVLLFEPNAVDDNWADAWFQDAASLSQWLTSWLGGTGWWEEDVMLAEDAADPQPWPDAAERIVAMG encoded by the coding sequence ATGAACGACCACTCCGCACTGCTGCTGCGCGTCCGAACGCGCGCCGCGCAGAAACCCGCTCAACTCCCCGCCCGCTTGAGCAGCCAGACCGTCGCCGAGGCAGAGTCGGAGCTCGGTTTCGCATTGCCCCCGTTGCTGACCTGCCTGTACTGCGAGGTCGCCAACGGCGGCTTCGGGCCCGGCTACAAGCTCCTTCCCCTCGTCGGCGACGACCGGACCGCCGTGGCCACCTACCGAGCCGAACGCGCACAATCACGGGCAGAACCCCCACCGCACTGGCCGCACGGCATACTTCCGATCATGGACTGGGGGTGCGGGATGTACGCGGCCGTGGACTGCCTGCGACCCGACACGCCCGTCCTGCTGTTCGAGCCGAACGCCGTCGACGACAACTGGGCCGACGCCTGGTTCCAGGACGCCGCCTCCCTCTCCCAGTGGCTGACCTCCTGGCTGGGCGGCACAGGCTGGTGGGAAGAAGACGTCATGCTCGCTGAAGACGCCGCCGACCCCCAGCCCTGGCCCGACGCCGCGGAACGAATCGTGGCGATGGGCTGA
- a CDS encoding nucleotidyltransferase domain-containing protein, with protein sequence MTSDAVVRARNLVAEHVPGALVAILAGSTARGLATSTSDLDIAVLVPDGAETRRETLRSRDLPVEIFVHTRAGLAELFAADTASRRGTMQHMYAEGIVIIDQGGAAAELRTWAQALLAEGPAALGPKAVENGRYALTDALDDLMDASDRFEQLAVATVVLQSAADLLLDHHRAWTGAGKWLPRRLLAVDTVRGAALLEGHLRLCETADPTPLLRAAIQVLHLVGGPLSEGYHRTWSGVAVTQPDAQRPSR encoded by the coding sequence ATGACTTCTGACGCCGTCGTCCGGGCCCGCAATCTCGTGGCCGAGCACGTCCCCGGTGCGCTGGTCGCGATCCTCGCCGGATCGACCGCGCGAGGGCTCGCGACCAGTACCAGCGATCTGGACATCGCCGTCCTCGTCCCCGACGGCGCCGAGACCCGGCGTGAGACGCTCCGCTCCCGGGATCTACCGGTGGAGATCTTCGTCCACACCCGCGCGGGTCTCGCGGAACTCTTCGCCGCGGACACCGCCTCGCGCCGGGGGACCATGCAGCACATGTACGCCGAGGGCATCGTCATCATCGACCAGGGCGGAGCGGCGGCGGAGCTTCGAACCTGGGCGCAGGCTCTCCTGGCCGAAGGTCCGGCGGCACTCGGCCCCAAAGCAGTCGAGAACGGCAGGTACGCTCTGACCGACGCCCTCGACGATCTCATGGACGCGTCGGACCGGTTCGAGCAACTCGCCGTGGCGACAGTCGTTCTGCAGTCCGCAGCCGACCTGCTCCTCGACCACCACCGCGCCTGGACCGGAGCAGGAAAGTGGCTCCCCCGCCGGCTCCTCGCAGTCGACACCGTCCGAGGGGCAGCACTGCTCGAAGGCCACCTCCGTCTCTGCGAGACCGCCGACCCGACACCCCTCCTCCGCGCCGCCATCCAGGTCCTGCACCTCGTCGGCGGCCCCCTCTCTGAGGGCTACCACCGCACCTGGTCCGGCGTCGCAGTCACGCAGCCAGACGCGCAGAGGCCCAGTCGATGA
- a CDS encoding ATP-grasp domain-containing protein, whose product MTVLLELNAIWTASSRNSGEYLLGGATGTSFPLSRDHIGPLSGNLGAPQPEPHTLARAAAELPAGPGIVKDFVKSRKHDWEQACYLPALANTTAVHTVVSRFVELQDDSLAGGIVLRAFEHLHQEAGEARIWWLDGEAVLTTAHPDTPGLQPTPALDHIAPLVRKLGCRFVTTDLAQRTDGTWRVIEVGDGQVSDLPTSTDPTALLGPLLTLPHGPEEE is encoded by the coding sequence GTGACAGTCTTACTCGAGCTCAACGCGATCTGGACCGCTTCTTCGCGGAACTCCGGTGAGTACTTGCTGGGCGGTGCCACGGGTACCTCGTTTCCTTTGAGTAGAGATCATATTGGACCTCTGTCCGGAAACCTCGGGGCCCCTCAACCGGAGCCGCATACGCTCGCCCGGGCCGCGGCAGAACTCCCGGCAGGCCCGGGAATCGTGAAGGACTTCGTCAAATCCCGCAAGCACGACTGGGAACAGGCCTGCTACCTACCAGCCCTTGCCAACACCACGGCGGTGCACACGGTGGTGTCCCGCTTCGTCGAACTCCAGGACGACTCCCTGGCCGGCGGCATCGTCCTGCGCGCCTTCGAGCACCTCCACCAGGAAGCCGGCGAAGCCAGAATCTGGTGGCTCGACGGTGAAGCGGTACTGACCACCGCCCACCCGGACACCCCCGGTCTGCAGCCCACCCCCGCCCTCGACCACATCGCCCCGTTGGTGCGAAAGCTGGGCTGCCGGTTCGTCACCACCGACCTCGCGCAGCGCACCGACGGCACCTGGCGCGTCATCGAAGTCGGCGACGGACAAGTCAGCGACCTCCCCACCAGCACCGACCCAACCGCATTGCTCGGACCACTCCTCACCCTTCCCCACGGCCCGGAGGAGGAGTAG
- a CDS encoding SWIM zinc finger family protein: MTGRTRQPSKEAARTFEALPPAKGSRAPFAESWWGREWLRALEESSLDYGRLQRGRTYARGGAVGPVTVAPGRATAAVQGSRRTPYRSEVRVEQLTDRQWDRLLDMIAERAANIAALLDGEMPAGLADDAAAAGVPLLPGPQDLDPECSCPDWGYPCKHAAALCYQLARLLDRDPFVLLLLRGCGERELMDELGRRNTARAVVEAASRAAAGGADPVARPARTGDPAASSFSARTGLPPLPAPPPLPDRPGRGPALVDTAVPEPGVDPGALELLAADAATRAHHLLTAALGARHADTAPPAPLTEWQDAVRLAATHPATEVLARIAANCGRTPNELAAATRAWRHGGSASLDVLENDWTPPAARMERDRETLRADWAEGRPPRLRSWRNRWTVEGRNAQLRLGQDGLWYPYTKDGAVWWPAGPPDADPAVVLTALLLGE; this comes from the coding sequence ATGACCGGACGTACCCGGCAGCCGTCCAAGGAAGCCGCCCGAACCTTCGAGGCACTGCCACCCGCGAAGGGCAGCCGCGCGCCCTTCGCCGAGTCCTGGTGGGGCCGCGAATGGCTGCGCGCACTGGAGGAGTCCTCCCTGGACTACGGCCGCCTGCAGCGCGGCCGGACCTATGCCCGCGGCGGCGCGGTCGGCCCGGTCACCGTCGCCCCCGGCCGGGCCACCGCGGCGGTGCAGGGCAGCCGCCGGACCCCGTACCGCTCCGAGGTCCGGGTGGAGCAGTTGACGGACCGTCAATGGGACCGGCTGCTCGACATGATCGCCGAGCGGGCCGCCAACATCGCCGCGCTGCTCGACGGCGAGATGCCCGCAGGGCTCGCCGACGACGCCGCGGCAGCGGGCGTTCCCTTGCTGCCCGGGCCCCAGGATCTCGACCCCGAATGCTCCTGCCCGGACTGGGGCTACCCCTGCAAACACGCCGCAGCCCTCTGCTACCAGCTCGCCCGTCTCCTGGATCGAGACCCCTTCGTACTGCTGCTCCTGCGGGGTTGTGGCGAGCGGGAGCTGATGGACGAGCTGGGCCGCCGCAACACCGCCCGGGCTGTGGTCGAAGCCGCGTCCCGGGCGGCAGCCGGGGGCGCGGACCCGGTCGCGCGCCCGGCCAGGACCGGCGATCCCGCCGCGTCCTCCTTCTCCGCCCGCACCGGACTGCCGCCCCTGCCGGCGCCACCGCCATTGCCGGACCGGCCCGGACGCGGCCCCGCGCTGGTGGACACCGCCGTCCCGGAGCCGGGCGTGGACCCGGGCGCCCTCGAACTCCTCGCCGCCGACGCCGCGACGCGCGCCCACCATCTGCTCACCGCAGCCCTGGGCGCCCGGCACGCCGACACCGCCCCACCCGCGCCGCTCACCGAATGGCAGGACGCCGTCCGCCTCGCCGCCACCCACCCCGCCACCGAGGTCCTCGCCCGGATCGCCGCGAACTGCGGCCGCACGCCCAACGAACTCGCCGCCGCCACCCGCGCCTGGCGCCACGGCGGCTCGGCATCCCTGGACGTGCTGGAGAACGACTGGACGCCGCCGGCTGCCCGCATGGAGCGCGACCGCGAGACGCTGCGCGCCGACTGGGCCGAAGGCAGACCACCCCGCCTCCGCAGCTGGCGCAACCGCTGGACCGTCGAGGGCCGCAACGCCCAACTCCGCCTGGGCCAGGACGGCCTGTGGTACCCGTACACCAAGGACGGCGCCGTCTGGTGGCCGGCCGGACCGCCTGACGCCGACCCGGCGGTCGTCCTGACCGCCCTCCTCCTCGGAGAATGA
- a CDS encoding DEAD/DEAH box helicase, with amino-acid sequence MGAVAKVYPSAAPAARPAGSGGSAVSDSAVPGRERLLAWLPELASGEAVFLPADPPRSGRVAFWTSGGEPPDLGVEPEELTVVRPHGSSVRRTRVVAVLLPVEQALPLLTRCRALDGDGSGRASAASAPSSTAFWGAAALLALGLLARGRVLPGVSPEGFDAWRVGPLDAEDHERLGSLAAAMPPEARAVAVPGLSPLALPAAEPLLRAFLDGVADSLTRPPAARLVAHGAAFAVRAPQSVPEQRAWAAEVAAGRDAGLAVSLRLELGRGDSFRAVVQLRSLADPTVLADAADLWSGRATAPELFGPRAQVDTLLTLRRAARAWPPAGRLLEAAAPTGLELSDEEAQALLGEAAESLSAAGVAVHWPKELVRELTAAGVLEPARRKGTQSSAESFLSSGGLLDFRWRVALGDQELTEEELERLVQAHRPIVRLRDQWVVVDPELVRRLRRAAESRTPSLTAIDALGAALTGSVEVDGERVAVTAGGALEELRARIADPEAGTTTGTGAARKPMDPPKALVATLRDYQLRGLNWLHRMTSLGLGGCLADDMGLGKTVTLIALHLRRQERKATAGPTLVVCPASLLGNWEREIQRFAPATPVHRFHGPGRDLDGLDGLDGLGGGAKGGFVLTTYGTMRRDAERLAQQPWGLLVADEAQHVKNPHAHTAQALRTIPSRGRVALTGTPVENNLSELWSLLDWTTPGLLGTLTSFRDRYARAVEGDRDEQAAARLAALVRPFLLRRRKSDPGIAPELPPKTETDQPVSLTKEQVSLYEALVRELMAEIEEKQGIARRGLVMKLLTGLKQVCNHPAQFLKEPENAKLPGRSGKLELLDELLDTVLAGDGSALVFTQYVAMGRLIERHLSDRGVDTLFLHGGTTVKRREEMVDAFQAGEKKVFLLSLKAAGTGLNLTRAGHVIHYDRWWNPAVEDQATDRAYRIGQTQPVQVHKLIAEGTVEDRVAEMLRQKRELADSVLGTGEAAFSELSDSELAELVTLRRTER; translated from the coding sequence GTGGGTGCAGTGGCGAAGGTCTACCCGTCGGCAGCGCCTGCAGCCCGTCCGGCGGGATCCGGCGGGTCCGCCGTATCGGATTCGGCGGTTCCGGGCCGGGAGCGGTTGCTCGCCTGGCTGCCGGAACTCGCCTCGGGCGAGGCGGTGTTCCTCCCGGCTGATCCGCCCCGGTCGGGACGGGTGGCGTTCTGGACATCCGGCGGCGAGCCGCCGGACCTCGGAGTGGAACCCGAGGAACTGACCGTGGTGCGCCCGCACGGCTCGTCCGTGCGCCGGACCCGGGTGGTCGCCGTGCTGCTGCCGGTGGAGCAGGCGCTGCCGCTGCTGACCCGCTGCCGGGCGCTCGATGGGGACGGAAGCGGGCGGGCTTCGGCCGCCAGCGCCCCCAGCAGCACGGCGTTCTGGGGTGCGGCGGCCCTGCTCGCCCTGGGTCTGCTGGCCCGGGGCCGAGTGCTGCCGGGGGTGTCACCGGAGGGCTTCGACGCGTGGCGGGTGGGACCGCTGGACGCCGAGGACCACGAGCGGCTGGGCTCGCTGGCCGCCGCCATGCCCCCGGAGGCGCGTGCCGTCGCGGTCCCCGGCCTGTCCCCGCTCGCGCTCCCGGCGGCCGAGCCACTGCTGCGGGCCTTTCTGGACGGCGTGGCAGACTCGCTCACCCGCCCTCCCGCCGCTCGGCTGGTGGCGCACGGGGCGGCGTTCGCGGTCCGCGCGCCGCAGTCCGTACCCGAGCAGCGCGCCTGGGCGGCGGAGGTCGCGGCCGGCCGCGACGCGGGTCTGGCGGTGTCGCTGCGGCTGGAACTGGGTCGCGGGGACTCCTTCCGGGCCGTGGTCCAGCTGCGCAGCCTGGCCGATCCCACCGTGCTCGCCGACGCCGCGGACCTGTGGTCCGGGCGGGCCACCGCACCCGAACTGTTCGGCCCACGGGCCCAGGTGGACACCCTGCTGACGCTGCGGCGGGCCGCGCGCGCCTGGCCCCCGGCCGGACGACTGCTGGAGGCCGCCGCCCCGACCGGCCTGGAGCTGAGCGACGAGGAAGCCCAGGCGCTGCTGGGTGAGGCGGCCGAGAGCCTGTCCGCGGCCGGAGTGGCCGTGCACTGGCCCAAGGAACTGGTACGCGAGCTGACCGCCGCCGGGGTCCTGGAACCCGCGCGCCGCAAGGGGACGCAGTCCTCGGCCGAGTCCTTCCTGTCCTCCGGCGGGCTGCTGGACTTCCGCTGGCGGGTCGCGCTCGGCGACCAGGAGCTCACCGAGGAGGAACTGGAACGGCTGGTCCAGGCGCACCGGCCGATCGTGCGGCTGCGCGACCAGTGGGTGGTCGTCGACCCGGAACTGGTCCGCCGGCTGCGGCGGGCCGCGGAGTCCAGGACGCCCTCGCTGACCGCGATCGATGCCCTCGGCGCCGCGCTGACCGGCAGCGTCGAGGTGGACGGCGAACGTGTGGCGGTCACCGCAGGGGGTGCACTGGAGGAGCTGCGCGCTCGCATCGCCGACCCCGAAGCCGGCACAACCACCGGGACCGGTGCCGCGCGCAAGCCCATGGACCCGCCGAAAGCCCTGGTCGCGACCCTGCGGGACTACCAACTGCGCGGCCTGAACTGGCTGCACCGGATGACCTCGCTCGGTCTCGGCGGCTGTCTCGCCGACGACATGGGCCTGGGCAAGACCGTCACCCTGATCGCCCTCCACCTGCGCCGCCAGGAGCGGAAGGCCACCGCAGGACCGACCCTGGTGGTCTGCCCCGCCTCCCTGCTCGGCAACTGGGAACGCGAGATCCAGCGCTTCGCACCGGCCACCCCGGTACACCGCTTCCACGGCCCGGGCCGTGACCTGGACGGCCTCGACGGCCTCGACGGCCTCGGTGGCGGAGCCAAGGGCGGCTTCGTCCTGACCACCTACGGGACCATGCGCCGCGATGCCGAACGCCTCGCGCAGCAGCCCTGGGGGCTGCTGGTCGCCGACGAGGCCCAGCACGTCAAGAACCCGCACGCGCACACCGCCCAGGCCCTGCGCACGATCCCCTCGCGCGGCCGGGTCGCGCTGACGGGCACCCCGGTCGAGAACAACCTGTCCGAACTGTGGTCACTCCTCGACTGGACCACCCCCGGCCTGCTCGGCACTCTCACCTCCTTCCGCGACCGCTACGCCAGGGCCGTCGAGGGTGACCGTGACGAACAGGCCGCCGCGCGGCTGGCAGCGCTGGTCCGCCCGTTCCTGCTGCGCCGACGCAAGTCCGACCCGGGCATCGCGCCGGAGTTGCCGCCCAAGACCGAGACCGACCAGCCGGTTTCCCTGACGAAGGAACAGGTCTCGCTGTACGAGGCCCTGGTACGCGAACTCATGGCCGAGATCGAGGAGAAGCAGGGCATCGCCCGTCGCGGCCTGGTGATGAAACTGCTCACCGGCCTCAAACAGGTCTGCAACCACCCCGCGCAGTTCCTCAAGGAACCGGAGAACGCGAAACTGCCGGGTCGCTCGGGAAAACTGGAACTGCTGGACGAACTCCTGGACACCGTCCTGGCCGGGGACGGATCGGCCCTGGTCTTCACCCAGTACGTGGCCATGGGCAGGCTGATCGAGCGCCACCTGTCCGACCGCGGCGTGGACACCCTGTTCCTGCACGGAGGCACCACGGTCAAGCGACGTGAGGAGATGGTCGACGCCTTCCAGGCCGGCGAGAAGAAGGTGTTCCTGCTGTCCCTCAAAGCCGCCGGCACCGGCCTGAACCTCACCCGGGCCGGGCATGTCATCCACTACGACCGCTGGTGGAACCCGGCGGTGGAGGACCAGGCCACCGACCGCGCCTACCGCATCGGACAGACCCAGCCGGTGCAGGTGCACAAGCTGATTGCCGAGGGGACGGTGGAGGACCGGGTCGCCGAGATGCTCCGGCAGAAGCGGGAACTCGCCGATTCGGTACTGGGCACCGGCGAGGCCGCGTTCAGCGAACTGAGCGACAGCGAACTGGCCGAGCTGGTCACCCTGCGGAGGACGGAGCGATGA